A genomic window from Gemmatimonadota bacterium includes:
- a CDS encoding alpha/beta fold hydrolase, which translates to MIPEAPPAARLEFLHAADGVRLAVHRMGPAGATPVVLIPGTFSNHTFWIGTRGTGFARALAAAGFEAWALDPRGHGASQRPDRGEPWDFDDWARQDVPAALAAAAAAGGRPFLIGHSAGGSAALAALAAEPALAHQLAGAVAIATPAPWLQPWRGLFARSIRRASLLLGRFPARRLGLGPEDELPGVMAQWMGWNIGGHWRGDDGSDYSAGLAQLRLPLLAVAGAGDHLWAPPPACQALFDLVGSPDKSFLLCGRRTGFATDYGHAGLVVSREAREEIWPRLLDWLAARQEAGSPASD; encoded by the coding sequence ATGATCCCGGAAGCGCCACCCGCCGCCCGCCTCGAGTTCCTGCACGCCGCCGATGGGGTGCGGCTCGCCGTGCACCGCATGGGCCCCGCCGGCGCCACGCCCGTGGTCCTCATTCCGGGCACCTTCTCGAATCATACCTTCTGGATCGGCACGCGCGGCACCGGCTTCGCCCGTGCCCTGGCAGCCGCCGGATTCGAGGCCTGGGCCCTCGATCCCCGGGGCCATGGCGCCAGCCAGCGCCCCGACCGGGGAGAGCCATGGGACTTCGACGACTGGGCGCGCCAGGACGTGCCCGCTGCCCTCGCCGCCGCCGCCGCCGCCGGCGGCCGGCCCTTTCTCATTGGCCACTCGGCAGGCGGGTCCGCCGCCCTCGCCGCTCTGGCTGCCGAACCGGCTCTCGCCCACCAGCTCGCAGGCGCGGTCGCGATCGCCACGCCCGCGCCCTGGCTCCAGCCCTGGCGCGGCCTCTTCGCCCGCTCCATCCGCCGGGCGTCGCTCCTCCTCGGGCGGTTCCCCGCCCGCCGCCTCGGACTCGGGCCCGAGGACGAACTGCCCGGCGTCATGGCCCAGTGGATGGGGTGGAACATCGGCGGACACTGGCGCGGTGATGACGGCTCCGACTACAGCGCAGGGCTCGCCCAGCTCCGACTGCCCCTCCTCGCAGTCGCCGGCGCCGGCGACCACCTCTGGGCGCCGCCCCCAGCCTGCCAGGCTCTCTTTGACCTCGTTGGCTCCCCGGACAAGAGCTTCCTGCTCTGCGGCCGACGCACCGGCTTCGCCACCGATTACGGCCATGCGGGACTCGTCGTCAGCCGCGAAGCCCGCGAGGAAATCTGGCCCCGCCTGCTCGACTGGCTCGCCGCCCGCCAGGAAGCTGGCTCCCCAGCCTCAGACTGA